The Polynucleobacter sp. JS-JIR-5-A7 region GAATAACTCCAACTCGAAAGAGAAGGCGCCATCTTCATACATGCGATATAGCTTCCACCAAAGTTTTGACCGAAAATCATTGAATGAATAAGGCTCAAGTTTGCGTGGGATTGGCACTTCATTTCGCCACTCGTTGTAGGCGCATTGAGCGAAGCGCTGAAGAATGTAAGCACCTTCGGCATCTAACTCTAAAGGACCATACCAATACTTTTCCGGGTGTTTTTTACGCCTCATTGGGCCAAGTCCTTAACAATCTTCATTACGATTGTTGGGGCAGTTTCATATAAAGCGCGAATAACGTTGTTCCAGTTTTCGAACTCGATAACTGCGGCGCCATTTAAATGGCCTTTATCAACCAAAGATAGTTCGACAATGTCGCTATAGATTTGATACTTGCCCACAATCTTGTCGATTGGTGCGCCAATTGATACACATTGATTTGGAGGCAACTCCTTATCGGTATTAATTAGTGCAGTTACTACGCACAATTCTGTTGTATCTGAGATTTCAGCGCATGGGATGAAAGCCAACTCGGCAAAGCCAAGCGGCTCTGTTTCATACTCATGATGATCTAGTAGCGGGCATAGTTGAGTTTTAGGTGCGTCTTTCTTGCGTATTACTAAATCTCTTGTGCCATCAACGCAATCGATGAAAGGATGAGTGGCTAAGGCGATATATTGGTTTTGTTTGGTCATAGTTGATAGTTTTTTCTTATGTCTGAGAAGTAGAGAAATGGGACGCGTGCCTCCATCCGCTTTAGCTTGTCAAAGAAAGATAGCTCTCGATCTGCTAATAACTCGTCGGTGATCTTTTTATAAATCGGGGAGTTGGAGAAATAGATGCGGATGGCGTCGGGCTCTTGGTCAACGTAGTCTTGCAAGGTTGAGACAATCGCCCACTGAGGGATATATAAATCTATAGTGGATTTATTCTTTATTACTACTTTGAGTGAAAAGCTGTTATTTGGGTTATGTAAGATTGAGGCATCAAATGTGGGATGTCGCCTCATTTGCGGTAGTTACGTGGGTGGAAGTCATCAGCGCAAAACACATTAGTAACAGTGATATCTGGTCTAAGTTGCAACAACTCAGAATTTTTACGACTCCATGCAACGGATGCGTCGGCTTTGAGTAACTCCCACTCATCTTTGAAGTTGACGTCACTAACAAAGACGGTAATTTCTTTTATTGTGAAGTCTTGATTGGCAAATCGAGCCGAAAACTTATTGACGGTAGACTCGAAGTTGTCATACAGCGCTACATAACTGCTAATAGTCTTTTGTTTAGGACGACCGTTTGAGCGTAACTCTGGTGTTTCAACTACAAAAATTGCCATGAAGTATTGATTAATCATTCTCACTGTCCTTTGCGATAAGTTGTAATTTGATGTAACCGCTATCGGGGCGATGTGGGTCAACGAATTGAGATAAATCAATCCCATGACGGATAAGGACGAACTCACTATCGGATTTGTGGTCAAGTAGGATGGCACCAATCTTGATGGTGGCACCGGTTTCTCTAAACCTTGCTACAAGGATTGCGGAGGTTGAGACATTGGGGTTAGGTGTTTTGTTCTGTGGCATTTTTTACTTTCGTGTTTATTAGTTACTCAAACTCAGCGAAGTTATCGGCTTCGAGAAGATTCGCTTGTAGGAGCTTGTGATTAATTTGTGAGAGCAGTCGATCTTCATTAACAAAGGAGTGGTTTTGGTAAACCAAATCGCTTTCGGCAATTGCGCTAATTTGAATGCGAGCGTTAATCCAATCGATTGCTAGATCTTTTGCTTCGGTGGCTTCGTAGCCGGCTTGGAGTAATAGGCGATAGGCGTATTGGATGTAGGCACGTGTTATGTAGTGCTTTGCGCCCTTGCTATCGACAATTACGTATTCGTGGGTCATTGGGTAATACTTTCTAAAGGTAAGTCATCCAAGAAGGCGGTAGCTTTACGGCGGGCTTCTATATCTTTGATATCCAACGTCTGTGCGTCAGTGGTTGAGTTTGTGGATTTCGAGAGCACTAAATTTGCTACCTCTCGGGAGTTGGTATTCATGGCCTCACTCCGCATGGCGGAACCGTTTAACTGTGCGGCGCTAACACCTAGGCGGGTAGTGAGGGTGTGCAACTGGGTTACTACCGAAGCGCAAGCGGTGGAGATCTCTTTAATTGATTTGATATCGCTTGGGAGGAGGATCTCTTTGGCTAGGTATTGGGTTTGTTGCGATGTAAGGTTTGCGAGAGTTGCCTCAAGACGGGCTAAAACGATCAATAGGTTGATTTCGTTTTTATTCCAAAGTCGAGGTGCTCTACATGCCAAGTAGGTAAAGGTTTTCTCGGCTACGGTTTGGGGTTCATCGATTACGAGGCTTTGGGTGTATTCGACTAACGCCGAGAAGTCGGCAAAGATTTGAATACGGCCCGTTACTGAGTTGGATTTGCTTTTAGCCATGGATTGCTAGTTCTTTCGTTTTGGTTACGGGTTGAACGGGTGAGATTGAGCGCAGAAGAGGCTCAGATCACTTCTGATTGGTAGTTAATATGGTTCTATTCCCGGTAGATTCGGGAGTGACTGGGTGAAACGTGGGTGATCCGGATGCGCTTTGGGTCGGCCCGATGATCACGTGCGTGTGGAAAACACCTCCGCACAGGTTACGAAGCAGTGCACCCATTTTGCGTATAGCCGCCTACTTCTTTATGGGAGCCCGCTTGTAGCGTTTAAGGCGTTTTGTAATTAATGGAGCACTGGTTTGTTGGAGTCTGTTTGGTTGTCCGCTTCGGTTGCTACCCTGTTGGACACGTCTTCACCGACTGCACACGTAACACACTCATCACTAACGACTACATCGAATGCAAGGCCATTAGTGGTGGCTATACCGCATACACAATACTTCTGATACAGACCTAACTGTTGCTCTTCATTCTCCACTACCGTTAATGTGTCATGCACGGTATCTAATACGATACCCACAGTAGTATGTCCTTCATCAGTTGTTGTTACGTTCCACACAGCAGTTACGACACTACTACCATCCTCTGTTGTGAATAGCTGTGGCACTATATCTAAGTAATTGGTAATGGTATTTGATACATCTATTATTGTTGTTGTGTTCATTAGGCTCTTTCTGTTAGCTTCTCTACTGCGTATATGGATACGGTATTACCGATGCGGGCGTAGGTAACTACACGATCGGCGTATTTAATTGAATACATGTTTGTTGTTCCTATCGAATGATTGCTTTAGTTAATACATTCATGGCGGACTTAAAGTCATCCTCTAAGTCATCTACATCTGTGGGTATGTAGTCGAAGCCGAACTCTTTATGGTTGGCTAAGGCAATCACATCATCGATTGAGTTGAGATCGCTCACCTTCCCAAAGACGATGTGGTTCTTATTGCCGTATCGCTCTGTAAAGAGTTTGGTTACGTGTAGTGAATACCAACTAATAGAGTGTGGAGTGTCTTTATGTCGCTCTACGGTTATCTCGTTGGTGTCATTGTCTAGATAGACGTTGATTAGGTTCTTGTGCCATGCGATTTTTGGCATGTTAGCGAACCTCCATCATGGCATCGGCTAGCTCGTAAACGTGCTTTGCTAGTCTCTCGTTAGAAATGCCGTCTTCGTAATAGGACTTTTCGGCAAGAGCTTCAAGAGCTTTGGCGGCGAAGTAATCACGCAAGGTCATACCTCGATCTGAGTGAGATGGATACGCGTATTGGGTCTTAGTAGACATAAGTAAGTCTTTCTGAAATAGGTGAAATAAATGAATAAAGCCCACCGATGACATGAGCCAAGGGAGGGCGTTTGGAAGTTCTGGTGGAAGTTCTGCTATATAAATATATTAAGAACTTTGAACTTAGTGCTTGCTAGAAGTCAGATTCAGGAGGTGACTTATAGTTTGCTGCGAACTGCGTTAACGGCAGGATGGCTATGCCTGATTTGGGAAGCTCTACTTCGGCTACCTTAAACAACCAATCCCGATACTGAGGGTAGTCTTGCTTGGCTATGCCGTAAAAGCGAGTAAAGGATGCAGTATCAAACTGTTTAGATATCTCTGATACTTCAGCTTTACCGCCTCTTCCTATTTTGAACTCAATCTCTTTGACACTTTCAGAGAGGTTAATCAGCTTTTGAGCGATTTTCTCGTAAATGCTTTTAGATTTGATCTCGGCACCATTTGAAGCAAGGTGGCGATACTCATCAAGAGTGTAGAGTTTTAGGATAGGAAACCATATGTCTTCTTTGGTCCACTCTCCATTGCGACTAAGAGCAGATTGAGAGACTGTTCTACCACCGGCAATACAGACCTCATAAATACGAGTTTGCCGTTTCTTATTGGCGATTACTCGTGGGATGTTGAGATCCATGTCCCATGAGGAGATGAACGAGGCCTCAAGGTTGGAGACAAGCGAACTGCCGCCGGCACCATGAACGATTACGCCTTCTTCAAATCCGGCACGACCGCGTTGAAGGCCTTGTTCGCCTTCTGAAGTCTTTCCGGTGTGGTGGACTGTAACGGTTGGACATTGAAGGCCTTTAATCAATTTAGTTAACTGACTTAAAAGACTATTGTCATTCTCGTTATCAACGGCGAAACAAAAGCGGAGTGTATCGAAGTAAATAACTGGCTTTACCTCGTAAGTGCCTTCTCCGATTGTCATGGGCTTTTGGACGGTCATCTCTTCGATTAATAGACCTAAAGCGGAGACAAACGCTTCTTCGCTAGCATGATCAGATGGAAGTCCTGTTACAAGTAAAGAGGATTCGAAGATTTCTGTGATTTCTTCGTTACTGCATCCACACTCCTGTAAGTAGGTCATCATCATGTTAGTGAACTGGTCGGTATCCTCAGAGATGTAAATAACCTTGCGAGTATCACGGACGGAGACGTTAATGCACTCTTCGTGAATGTAACCGAGCATGGCGCCGATCTCGCCGACGTTGCTAAAGGTCTTCTTCGCTTGAGTGTGGCCAATTTTGAGGTTGTTACCTTCGGGCATGTAGCCATCGATTAACCATTCGGTCGCTTTGATCTCTTTTGGGAGGATTCGGGACGAAAGAATTCGGTTACGGAAGGTTACTGTGTCCTGTGTTGGGATGGGCTTTGATAAATCTAAGTCGTTAAAAGCGGTCATGCTACTACCTCGCCTTTTACGATTCGCATCGCTTTGCTGAAATCGCCATTACATTCCAAATGATGTAATACATCGAATGGAGAGATAGCGATACGGCCATACCAACTACCGCCAAGAGGTCGAGGCCAATCATTGCGTTCAGCTACTTCAATCATCTTATGCATCAAAAGATCGGTTTCGTGATGGATAAAGACGATGTTGTCGCTTACTACACACGCGGCACTACCGCTACTAGATTGAGGTGAGAGATATCGATCGCCGATACACTGGTAATCGTTTCGCTCTAACATCACTCTAATATCCATGCGCTCGTTGAACACATCGATTGAGCCATTTTGAGATGGATTTATCTGTGAGTTGTATTTGCGGAGGCGCTCGGTTTCTTCTCGCTGAAAACGAAGGTCTTCGGCTAAAGGTTCGAACTTGGATACATTTATCGCGTTACCGTTTAGGTTGATTTCTGATGTGTATGCTTTGGCGTCTTCTGCGTGTGAGGCAATGTAGAAGATGCGAGCCATATCGCAACAGGAACCATCTAAAGCAAAGTCAAACTTACTGTTTAAGCGGGACCATATCACTTCGTAAAGGTCTTTCTCGTGCTTTGCAATGGGACGAGATAAAGGTATTACGATTCGCATTTTATGGTGATCGCTTGAGTGGCTAAAGGAGGTGTAAAGAACGTAGGCGAGATTGAGTTCTTTCAAGATCGCTTTGACATCGCCAAGGGATTTGTAAGGGACCTTGCTATCGTTGTTATCTACATCTAAGCCAATTGCAGTTACGGATTTCATAGCGTCATATCCACGCATGGTTTTATAAAGTTCGCCAGTTTTACCATTAGCCTTCTCGATTACTTGAGTTGAGGATAGTTGGATAAGTTGAGCGTCTTGTTTGTTTGCGTAGGTTTTGTGACGGGAGATAAACTTTGCCATCTCTTGCCATGAGGTTGTGTATTCGCGCCCAAGATAGCTTTTGGCGCTTGGGAATACGGTGTAGGTTACTTTTGAGTTAGCTAGCATGACCCGTAATCTCCTCGTTGCGTTCTGCTACATTTCGCAAGGTGTCGTTCCAGACCACTGCTCTTGAGTAAGTTAGATATGCGTTATAGGCACGTCTAAGTAAGAGTGAGTTTGGGTCGTTGTTTGGAATACTGAGGATACGGGCTTGAGCGGACTCAAGGGAGCGAAGAAGCTCCGGTTCGTGTGCGGCTAGGATATCCGTTGCAGATGATAGGTTGATGCGTAGGAGATCCTTGACCTGATCGTGTAAGGTTGATTTCATGTGAAACTTTCAAGTGAAATAAAGTGAATCTCACCTTAGTGGCGAGAAGATTGCGGTTCAACCGCTGATAAGAGATAGGTGTATTTCTTTAAGAGTTCTAAAGGGCATCGCAAGCTACAGTAGTAGTCCAGACGCTCCATAGCACTCTAAATGCTCGCTTTAGAGCTTGCTCTGCTAGTTCTTAGTTTTCAAAGTTCTATATGTATTTATATAGCAGAACTTCCACCAGAACTTCCACCAAGTGTGAATGGATGCACCGGCGAGAACTATGCCTTTAAGGCTAAATCCAAAGCTCGGTTTACTGCGGCAGTTTTGGATAGGATGATTTCTCGTTCCTTATCAATACCGAACTTCTCAAGAACTGCAAATAGCTTAGATTTCTCTACTTCGCAGTGGATATAGGTTGTATCTTCACTCGGGATGAAATAACCCCGATTGTCGTATTGGGTCATTGGGACCTCCTTGGGTGTAATTTGTGTAATCGAAACTTAACCATCCGCAAAGGGGGATGGCTATATGCCGGTTTTCGGCTTGTCTGTCTACTACTTAGGAATCAGCACTTTGGGTGTGCCGGTGATAGTCTTTATCTATAGGTATAACATTTTTAAAAGGCCTTTTGAGGCACTCCGGAGATGCTTTATCTATAGCGGTAACATGTTGCCGGAGAGGCTTATTTGCTCTTTCTTTTAAGTATAACAATTGGTATTTGGAGGCTTTTGGGAGGCTTAAATCTCGCTACCTATATGCAACTATTACCGGCTGTAAAAATTGAGCACCGGAGGCCTCTGGTAGAAATTCCTCATAAAAAAGGTTAATTCTGATGCACCGGAGTGATGTTTTAAAAGGTCACTTTTGATGCCTACCTATCATTTTTATTGTTTCTTTAGAAACATTTATTTTTGACTGATTTTGGTCAGTTTTGGATTTTCCATGGAAAACTCAACATTGGATCAGTTTGAGTTAACCAAGGTTAATCCAAGTGAGATTTTGTGATCTCAGTTAGGTTTTGAGCTCTTTTCTTTTAGAGAGTATTCAAATCAAACTAGCCTAATCCCGCTTCCTTCTATATAGGGAGTCCTCAAAGTTTCACCATGTGGTATATGAATCCAGAGGCCTCCGGTTCACTCCGGATCGACCGGGTGATTAGCCATAAGCCAACTATGTTGGTATATACATCCTTCGAGTTTGGGTGTCCCTCGGCCTCACGTGGTGACTCTGGAAGTGAAAAAAAGGCCTACCCTTTCGGATAGACCTTAAGACTTACGCTGTCACATTTAAATTAAACCACTGCTCACCATCTCCAATATTTGAGATTTCATGCCTTAAAGCGTATTCATGCGCTAAATAATGGTGCGGGAGATTGTCAGTTACGTTATCCGCTATTGCCTCAACGATGTAATCGACAGCGACCAAATCCATCATTCTCTCGCTTACATTGTTTGTCCATTCTTGCTCTGTCACTCCAAGATTTTCAGTGGCAAATGTAATTAGTGCTTCTTGATACTTTAATTCAGCCATTACCATTGCTTGTTGGTGTCGAGCCATTTCTTGATTAAATAAATCTACAACTTCTTTTTGTGTCAATTTTGTATTCATAATGTTTATTCCTTATTGGTTAGAAATATTTGCCATTTCTTTCATCCTATTTTGAAAGCGGTCTTGCAATATTTCCAAAAGAGAGATGTTTGGGTTGTCTTCGAGTTTTGTCAAAATCAACAACTCTAAATACTTCGATGGATCCATTGCCGCACGGGCAACTTTCTTACCGTCATTTTGGATAGCTAAATTAAGCCCCGCTAAAACTGCCTCGCTACTTCCTGAGTAACCAAAGTGTTTCACTGCGAAGTCTGCATAAATACTCGCTAATTTGACGTTATGTTCATGGATAGCGTCATAGTGCTCTTTAGTTGGTAGTGCCTCGTAAAGGGCTATGAGGTCTCTATCGATTTTGATTGTGTTCATTTGTTTATTTCCTTATTTAGTTAGATTTTTAGTATTAGGG contains the following coding sequences:
- a CDS encoding helicase RepA family protein, whose translation is MPEGNNLKIGHTQAKKTFSNVGEIGAMLGYIHEECINVSVRDTRKVIYISEDTDQFTNMMMTYLQECGCSNEEITEIFESSLLVTGLPSDHASEEAFVSALGLLIEEMTVQKPMTIGEGTYEVKPVIYFDTLRFCFAVDNENDNSLLSQLTKLIKGLQCPTVTVHHTGKTSEGEQGLQRGRAGFEEGVIVHGAGGSSLVSNLEASFISSWDMDLNIPRVIANKKRQTRIYEVCIAGGRTVSQSALSRNGEWTKEDIWFPILKLYTLDEYRHLASNGAEIKSKSIYEKIAQKLINLSESVKEIEFKIGRGGKAEVSEISKQFDTASFTRFYGIAKQDYPQYRDWLFKVAEVELPKSGIAILPLTQFAANYKSPPESDF